A stretch of DNA from Spirochaeta isovalerica:
TGCTGTTTTGGATAATCTTTCCCTTGGGGAAGAGCTGGAGGATTTCGGCAGAATGGCGCAATCAGCGGTTCTGACCAAGGAGAAAGCCTACGGACTGGCGGATAAGGCCGGCGTTTTTCTATCAGAGCACGGCGGAACAGGGGACGGGATAATCGGAGCTCTGGCGGGAATCGGATTGAGACTCTCGGGAGACGACGGGAGGTTCCGGGGGCAACTTGAAGGCTTAAGTCCCGATAAAACATACAGCTTAAAAGAGATAGTCGATCACAAACAGATCGATAGCGTCATCATCGCAGATCCCGGAGAGCTGCCGGAAGATCGATCTCCTTCATCTTTAACTCGATTTCTGGAAGCAAAACGATACGGTACATTGCCTGATTGTGATGTTTTTCTCTATGATAAAATTAAGACAGTCTTCCGCTTTCACCAGTCTGTTCTCCTCCTCTGTTACAGAGACGGGAGACTGACGAACTGGAGTAAAGAGGAGTTAAAAGCTTTCTAGGAGAGCCTAATGCTTGTTGAGAGATATAAAAGGAACGGTTCCACAATATCTGAGTCAGAACAGAAGGTTCTTAAGGGGAAAAAGGTTCTGGTCGCGGGCTGCGGGGGACTGGGCGGTTATGTTATCGAGCTGCTGGCCAGAGCCGGCGTGGGTACTATCGGAGCTGTTGATCCCGACATTTTCGATGTGACCAATTTGAACCGGCAGCTTCTCTCGGAAGAAAAATTGTTGGGTTCGTCCAAGGCGGAAGCGGCTTATCGAAGATGCGCCGCCATTAACAGTGACATCACAGTCATTTCCCGGAAAACAAAAATAGACAGGGTTAATGTCCTGGAGATTCTCGACGGATATGACCTGGCTGTCGATGCTCTTGACAATATTCCGGGAAGGCTGGCTCTGCAGTCCGGGGCGGAAAAAAAGAACATCCCTCTGGTTCACGGGGCTATCAGCGGCTGGTACGGTCAGGTTTCCCTTATCGAACCGGGAGACAGGCTGTTTGATATAATCTATCCCGAAGGGGTAGATACAATCGTTGACGGAACAGCGGGAAATCCCTCATTCTCTCCCGCAGTCGTAGCCGGTTTCCAGGCGGCCGAGGTTCTCAAATCCCTTCTCGGGAAAGGGGAGAGACTCAGAAATAAACTGTTATATTTCGATCTTCTGGAAAACCGGTATCAGATTATGAACCTTTAGCCTCATGATTTCCGGTGGTTTTCGGAAAAAACCGATCAGCTTTCCAGTATGAGAACATCCTTTCCGGCGATGGAGAGGTCTCCCTGCAGTTTCTCTCCCGTTAGAATATTAGTCCAGGAACCCCGGGGATCAACTTTTTTCAGTTTATCGGAGTGATTCAGAAGGAAGAGATATTGCTTCCCTTCTTTAACGCGGACTGTTACTTCCAGGTCATCCTGAGGTTCAACAATTCTGTCGATCCCCGCAGCGGCTCCGTAATCATCCAGAATATATTTCAGGTACTCCCTGTCGGGCTGCGTTCCCAGATAGAGAACTTTACCTTTTCCAAAGCTGTTCTCTGTAACCGCCGGCATACCGGCATAGTAATCCTCCCGGAAACAGGCTATGGCTTCAGCTCCTTCCAGGTGGATGACTTCGCAAATAAGACCGCAATCGTATTTCTCTCCGCCTGTCTCTATCTGATTGGTCTGGTCCCGATAGAGGGCGTCTACCTCCTCTACCCATATTCCTGTGAGATTTCTCAGGGCACCGGGGTAGCCTCCCATATAAACCTGGTCGTTTTCGTCGACTATACCGCTGAAATAGGTGGTGATAAGGTATCCGCCGGCAGCCACATAGCTTTCCAGGTTTTCTTTCTCGCTCATCCTGACCATATTCAAAAGCGGCGCGACAACCATTTTATAGCCCTGCAGATCATCGCCGGGACGGACGATATCCACGGAAATATTCAGGCTGTTCAGAACCCGGTAGTATTCCAGGAGAATATCAAAGTAATTCAGGTCGATGGAGGGGCCGCTCGAATAGTTTACCGACCACCAGTTGTCCCAGTTCATAACCAGAGCCGCATCTGTCTTCACCCGGGCTCCCAGAAGAGTGTCACCCAGTTTCTCCAGTTCCCCTCCCAGTTCCTTCAGTTCCCGTCCCATGCGCGTATCGAGACGGTCCGCGTGGGGAATCAGTGCCGCGTGGTATTTCTCACAGGCGCCCCGCCCCTGGCGGACCTGGAAAAACAGCAGGCCTTCCGATCCGTGGGCCACCGTCTGATAACTGAGAAGACGCATAACTCCGGGTCTCTTCTGGGCGTTGAAATCCTGCCAGTTCTGCTGGCTTGGAGTCTGCTCCATAATAATGAAGTTTTCCCCTTTTTTGATGGACCGGACGATATCGTGGCGGAAAGAGGAACCGGACCAGTGTTCCGTATTGGAGGGATAGCTGTCCCAGGATGCCACATCGATAATCTCTCCCTGTTCGAAAAGATCGATCCAGGGTGTTATCCCCCAGATATTTGTGGTTATGGGAATGTCCGGCGTAATACCCCGTATAACATCGGCTTCGTTTTTCAGGCAGCTGTTTATGCTGGCCGACATGAAGCGGTGGTAATCAATGGTCATGGCCTGAAACGTCGTGCCGTCCCGATCCCCCAGCCGGCCCGGCAGCAGTTCGGAAAGAGCGGAAACTGTCTGAATCTCATCCCAGTCGTGATAGGTATGACCCCAGAACGCCGTGTACCATTTGTCATTGAGATTTTCCAGGGATTTGTATTTCTCTTTCAGCCAGCTTATAAACTCCTGGCGGCAGGTTTCGCAATAACAGTAGGTTCCGTATTCATTATTGATATGCCAGAGGGCGAGGGATTTCCGTTTGCCGTAACGCTCAGCCAATTTTCCGGCTATAGAAGCGGACAGGCGACGGTAATCCCTGTTGTTCGGGCAGAACTGGGTCCTGGCTCCGTAATTCCGCCTGCGGCCGTATTTATCCACAGGCTGCATTTCCGGGTAGAATTTGGCCATCCAGGGGGGCTGGGCTGCGGTCGGCGTCGCCAGGTTGATCCGCATGCCGTTTTCTTCCGCCAGATCGAATATCCGGTCCAGCTCATCGAAATTCCAGCTGTTTTCAGCCGGCTGGATTTTAGACCAGGAAAAAACATTGATTGTCAGAGTATCGGCCTTCAGCTCCTTGAGCATTTCCATATCGCGGAACCAGTATTCCTCGGGCCACTGTTCGGGATTGTAATCTCCTCCGAAGGAAATTCTGCTTTGGTTGTTCCACTTCATAAGGTAATGCTCCTCAAATCGTTCTATTTACAAGTATAACTCCCCTTGGGGATTTCCGGAACAGGGGAGGCTCCGGTTCCGTAGCTGCCGGCTTTTTGGTGCACTTATTTTCCCGGCAGTAATTGGCAATAGGCTCTATTTATCTCCTTGGATTTTTCCAGACCTTCGGGATTGATGTCCGGATGATATTTTTTCATCAGGTTTTTGTAGCGGTCTTTCAGATCCTTTAAAATGATGGGCTGATCGGGAGAGTAGGCGAAGAGGCGCCTCGCAATCTTTTCCTCCTCGCTGACCGGAGAACGGGGTCTGGCCGGCGGTTCGATTCTTCCTTTTGATATGAGGTAATTCTTCAGTTCCGGGATGAATCGGGAAAAGAGGTTTCTGTATGGGATAATTTCCCGGCGGAAGAGTTCATAGGCCAGCGACCGGAGTAGTCTTATCCTGTTTTCCCCCGGGTCAACGTTGATGGAAGTCAGCAGTTTCCCGATAGCTCTATCTGTTATAGGGCCATGAGGAAAGTACTCTTCCAGATATATATCGATGGACCTGTGGAAATTGCCGAATCTGTCAAAAATAGAGAGGAAGGACTCATATTCGATCAGATGATTGTTTCTCTCTTCCCAAATCTGTTCTATCAGAAAAGACTGGAGATCTGTCTGCACGGCAAAGGGTATCCACAAACCGGCATTCCAGAATGCTTCGGGAGCTTTATCCAGACCAATCGTTTCCAACAGGCTTATGAGAGCTCCCGCATCATTGTGCGTAAATTGAGAAATGCTGAAGCTGACCAGGGGATTCGTACTGGAAACTATCTGCCTGTAGACATCTGTCATGTCCAGATCGAGGAGTTCCAGAATCCTGTCCCGGGATATTTGCCAGTGACCGTTTTCATTGCTGATAGATATTATGTAATTTGTCAGTTCGGAAAGAGCGATGTCTTCAATCATATAGTTCTGATTCTTCAATATTCGGTTTTTCCTGTCATAAAGTAGAATAATTTTATCGATTTCATCACCCGAATAAAAAGGCCCCTTAATCCGGTTGTCCATGGCAGGTTGGACTTCCCGGATTAAGGGGCCTGTACATCAGTTTTAATTCTTATAGATCAGTCGTCGTCTTCATCTTCCTCCAGGATGCCGTCATCATCGGAATCGACACCGAAGTCGGCTGATTCCTCGATATTTTTTTCAATGACTTTCATCAGGTCCAATTCATCGACTGACAGCGATCCATTGTCCTCAAGAAGATTAATGTCTCCGGCGATAGCGGTTAAATCGATATT
This window harbors:
- a CDS encoding beta-galactosidase, which produces MKWNNQSRISFGGDYNPEQWPEEYWFRDMEMLKELKADTLTINVFSWSKIQPAENSWNFDELDRIFDLAEENGMRINLATPTAAQPPWMAKFYPEMQPVDKYGRRRNYGARTQFCPNNRDYRRLSASIAGKLAERYGKRKSLALWHINNEYGTYCYCETCRQEFISWLKEKYKSLENLNDKWYTAFWGHTYHDWDEIQTVSALSELLPGRLGDRDGTTFQAMTIDYHRFMSASINSCLKNEADVIRGITPDIPITTNIWGITPWIDLFEQGEIIDVASWDSYPSNTEHWSGSSFRHDIVRSIKKGENFIIMEQTPSQQNWQDFNAQKRPGVMRLLSYQTVAHGSEGLLFFQVRQGRGACEKYHAALIPHADRLDTRMGRELKELGGELEKLGDTLLGARVKTDAALVMNWDNWWSVNYSSGPSIDLNYFDILLEYYRVLNSLNISVDIVRPGDDLQGYKMVVAPLLNMVRMSEKENLESYVAAGGYLITTYFSGIVDENDQVYMGGYPGALRNLTGIWVEEVDALYRDQTNQIETGGEKYDCGLICEVIHLEGAEAIACFREDYYAGMPAVTENSFGKGKVLYLGTQPDREYLKYILDDYGAAAGIDRIVEPQDDLEVTVRVKEGKQYLFLLNHSDKLKKVDPRGSWTNILTGEKLQGDLSIAGKDVLILES
- a CDS encoding HesA/MoeB/ThiF family protein; protein product: MLVERYKRNGSTISESEQKVLKGKKVLVAGCGGLGGYVIELLARAGVGTIGAVDPDIFDVTNLNRQLLSEEKLLGSSKAEAAYRRCAAINSDITVISRKTKIDRVNVLEILDGYDLAVDALDNIPGRLALQSGAEKKNIPLVHGAISGWYGQVSLIEPGDRLFDIIYPEGVDTIVDGTAGNPSFSPAVVAGFQAAEVLKSLLGKGERLRNKLLYFDLLENRYQIMNL
- a CDS encoding J domain-containing protein — encoded protein: MDNRIKGPFYSGDEIDKIILLYDRKNRILKNQNYMIEDIALSELTNYIISISNENGHWQISRDRILELLDLDMTDVYRQIVSSTNPLVSFSISQFTHNDAGALISLLETIGLDKAPEAFWNAGLWIPFAVQTDLQSFLIEQIWEERNNHLIEYESFLSIFDRFGNFHRSIDIYLEEYFPHGPITDRAIGKLLTSINVDPGENRIRLLRSLAYELFRREIIPYRNLFSRFIPELKNYLISKGRIEPPARPRSPVSEEEKIARRLFAYSPDQPIILKDLKDRYKNLMKKYHPDINPEGLEKSKEINRAYCQLLPGK